The genomic stretch TATTATTATATCTTGCGCTTTATAATTATTTATATTATTCTGTTTTGTGAAAAAAGCCACTCAACTAATATCGGCAGAATTAACGCAGTTTGAAGAACACTTTAAAGCCGCTGTCAAAAGCAAAGTACCCCTGCTCGACAGGATAATGCAGTACATCGTAAAACGTAAAGGCAAGCAATTGCGCCCGATGTTTGTATTGCTGTGCGCGAAACTTGGCGGAGCCATAAACGATAAAACATACCGTGCAGCTTCTTTGGTGGAATTGCTGCATACTGCAACACTCGTACACGATGACGTGGTGGACGAATCTTTTGAGCGACGCGGTTTTTTTTCGTTAAATGCTTTGTGGAAAAACAAAGTAGCCGTTTTGGTAGGCGATTATCTTTTGTCCAAAGGATTATTATTGTCCATCGACAATAATGATTTTGATGTTCTTCAGATTTTGTCAACGGCAGTAAAACAAATGAGCGAGGGCGAACTGCTGCAAATAGAAAAATCGCGCAACCTGAATTTAAAAGAAGACGTTTATTACGATATTATAAAAGGTAAAACGGCATCACTGCTTTCATCTGCCTGCGGCGCAGGAGCAAGCTCAACTTTTGAAAATAAAGACGATGTGATGCGGCTGAAATCGTTCGGCGAAAAAGTGGGAATGGCTTTTCAAATCAAAGACGACTTGTTTGACTACGGCTCTGCCAAAATAGGAAAGCCCACCGGCAACGATATTAAAGAAAAAAAACTGACCTTACCTTTAATATATACATTGAGCAATTGCGACGAAACACTAAGAAAAAAAATCATTTACATTGTCAAAAACCAAAATACCCAAAAAGCCAAAGTCAACTTTGTAATTGATGCTGTAAAAAATACGGGCGGCATCGATTATGCAAGCAAAACGATGTACACCTTCCGCGACGAAGCATTGAACCTTCTGTTCCATTATCCCCAATCGGAAACCCGCGATGCGCTGGAAGAGTTGGTAAGATTTACAACAGACAGAAAATACTAAACATTTCGTTACTCAAAATAGGGTTTTAGTTTATTCAGCATTTTTTCCGGCATTATAGTGCGTTTCTTTGTTTCCTTATTCAGGAAAAACAAATGAACTTCTCCTGTTGTAAGCAGTTTATTGTTCTCATTAAAAATTTCCGAATGAAAAACTATCTCATGAGCCACAGGCAAATCTTTAATAGTCGTAATGATTGTGAGTAAATCGTCGTAAGCGGCAGAACGCAAATAACGTGTATGCAGTTCCACTACAGGTAAAATAATTCCGTCGTCTTCCATTTCTTTATAACTGTAACCAAGCTGGCGAATGGCTTCCACCCTTCCCACTTCAAAATATTGCGCATAGTTTCCATAATAAACCACGTTCATCTGGTCGGTTTCCGCATAGCGTACACGTATTTGTGTTGTAGATTTATACATTGGCTAAAAAATTATCCGGCTACCATTTTTCATCTTCCGGAATATGGTTTTTCGATGTTTGAAATTGCCTGCGCAAAGCTAATTTTTGTTTATGTCTTTCCAAAAGCATACGCGCTATAATTTGCGCAACCTGTTCCGGCGCGGCTTGACGTAGATTTTCTTTCAGTTGTTTTTCATCCACATCAACACGGTATAAAATTTCGGTCAGCTTTGCAAAATCGCTGCCGATAAGATTTTCGATAGCATTTGTTATTTCCTGCAAAATTTTTTCTTCGGAAAGATGTGGTTTTAACTCAAAAGATTGTAACAAAATGATAATTCTTTCCTCATTTTTGTTCATAAACATAAAATGTATTTTGTTTACAAATAAATTTACGAATAAATTTGTGCAAACCTTTGTACCCTTTTTCAAAAAAGTAATTTTAATTTTGTTGCCATGGCGAGAATAAAAACCGATAAAGACGTTACCAAGAAAGACGTAATCCTAAACACCGCAGCAAGCCTTTTCCGGCAGCGCGGATACAAAGCGTCCAGTATGCGCGACCTTGCTGAAAAGATAGGCATAGAAGCAGCAAGTTTATACAATCACATCCGTTCTAAATCCGAGTTGCTGTACGACATTTGTTTCAGCACCGCTGCACTGTACAACGAGCAGTTGGAAGCTGTTGAAAATTCTAAAGAAAGCAGCCTGAAAAAAGTAGAAGAAATTCTTCGCTTTTTGATAAAACAGATGATTGAAAATTCTGATTATGCAATTGTTGCCGAGCGCGAATGGGTACATTTGGATGAAGCGTATCTTACCAATTATCAGAATATCAAACACAACTACCGTAAGCGCGTAAACCATATTATTACCAAAGGAATTGAAGTCGGAGAAATAAAACCGACCATCAATGTTCCTTCAACAATATGGCTGATATTGCACGCTGTAAACGGTATCGAATCCTGGCACAGGTCAAAAGTAAAAGTGCCGCCGCACGAACTGGAAGAAAACATGATTTCTATATTGATTGACGGAATGAAGAAAAAATAAATTTCTTAACCAAAAATATAAATCCCGATGAGTTTTCATCGGGATTTTTTATTATTTCCGTACAAATTTTTACCATGCATTTTTTAAATCGTCGTTCAACCTTTCGTAATATTTCGGTTTTTCGGTGCGCCAGTTAGGGTTATATTTTACATACCAGCTAATCCACAAGCTACGCGACAGACACATAAATATCGGTTGCAACAGAATAAGCAATACAATATCTGTTCCCAACCACCAGAAAATGGAATTATCCAAAAAAGACAATCCGAATAAGACCTTCCAAGCTACAAACAGCGCCACAGAAAATGCCACTCCCAATGCATAACTCACATAACTTGTTCCGTAATAAAAGCCAACCTCTATTTCTGTAGGCTGCCCGCATACGGGACA from Arachidicoccus sp. BS20 encodes the following:
- a CDS encoding polyprenyl synthetase family protein; the protein is MKKATQLISAELTQFEEHFKAAVKSKVPLLDRIMQYIVKRKGKQLRPMFVLLCAKLGGAINDKTYRAASLVELLHTATLVHDDVVDESFERRGFFSLNALWKNKVAVLVGDYLLSKGLLLSIDNNDFDVLQILSTAVKQMSEGELLQIEKSRNLNLKEDVYYDIIKGKTASLLSSACGAGASSTFENKDDVMRLKSFGEKVGMAFQIKDDLFDYGSAKIGKPTGNDIKEKKLTLPLIYTLSNCDETLRKKIIYIVKNQNTQKAKVNFVIDAVKNTGGIDYASKTMYTFRDEALNLLFHYPQSETRDALEELVRFTTDRKY
- a CDS encoding acyl-CoA thioesterase — encoded protein: MYKSTTQIRVRYAETDQMNVVYYGNYAQYFEVGRVEAIRQLGYSYKEMEDDGIILPVVELHTRYLRSAAYDDLLTIITTIKDLPVAHEIVFHSEIFNENNKLLTTGEVHLFFLNKETKKRTIMPEKMLNKLKPYFE
- a CDS encoding TetR/AcrR family transcriptional regulator, whose product is MARIKTDKDVTKKDVILNTAASLFRQRGYKASSMRDLAEKIGIEAASLYNHIRSKSELLYDICFSTAALYNEQLEAVENSKESSLKKVEEILRFLIKQMIENSDYAIVAEREWVHLDEAYLTNYQNIKHNYRKRVNHIITKGIEVGEIKPTINVPSTIWLILHAVNGIESWHRSKVKVPPHELEENMISILIDGMKKK
- a CDS encoding DUF983 domain-containing protein — encoded protein: MQDSSKETDLSKTPSYLSATLRCKCPRCRRGDLFVNKNPYNLGKKFMKMNEKCPVCGQPTEIEVGFYYGTSYVSYALGVAFSVALFVAWKVLFGLSFLDNSIFWWLGTDIVLLILLQPIFMCLSRSLWISWYVKYNPNWRTEKPKYYERLNDDLKNAW